The Lutra lutra chromosome 10, mLutLut1.2, whole genome shotgun sequence genome contains a region encoding:
- the FADS1 gene encoding acyl-CoA (8-3)-desaturase isoform X2, with protein sequence MEAGNVPTQRTAPPARDPFVAFHINKGLVRKYMNALLIGELSPEQPTFEPTKNKELIDEFRELRSTVERMGLMKANHVFFLLYLLHILLLDVAAWLILWVFGTSLVPFLLCAVLLSVVQAQAGWLQHDFGHLSVFSTSTWNHLLHHFVIGHLKGAPASWWNHMHFQHHAKPNCFGKDPDISMHPFFFALGKILSVELGKQKRKYMPYNHQHKYFFLIGPPALLPLYFQWYIFYFVIQRKKWVDLAWMITFYARLFLTYGPLLGLKGVLGLFFVVRFLESHWFVWVTQMNHIPMHIDHDRNMDWVSIQLRATCNVHKSAFNDWFSGHLNFQIEHHLFPTMPRHNYHKVAPLVQSLCAKHGIEYQSKPLLSAFADIIYSLKESGQLWLDAYLHQ encoded by the exons ATGGAGGCCGGCAACGTGCCCACACAAAGGACTGCGCCGCCCGCGCGC GATCCCTTTGTGGCATTCCACATCAACAAAGGCCTTGTGAGGAAGTATATGAACGCTCTCCTGATTGGAGAACTGTCTCCAGAGCAGCCCACCTTTGAGCCCACTAAAAAT AAAGAGCTGATTGATGAGTTCCGAGAGCTACGGTCCACAGTGGAGCGGATGGGGCTCATGAAGGCCAACCATGTCTTCTTCCTGTTGTACCTCTTGCACATCCTGCTGCTGGATGTAGCTGCCTGGCTCATTCTTTGGGTCTTTGGGACATCCCTGGtgcccttcctcctctgtgcagTGCTGCTCAGCGTAGTTCAA GCCCAGGCCGGCTGGCTACAGCATGACTTTGGGCACCTGTCTGTCTTCAGCACCTCTACCTGGAACCACCTGCTACATCATTTCGTGATTGGCCACCTGAAG GGGGCCCCTGCCAGTTGGTGGAACCACATGCACTTCCAGCACCACGCCAAGCCCAACTGTTTCGGCAAAGACCCGGACATCAGCATGCACCCCTTCTTCTTTGCCCTGGGGAAGATCCTGTCTGTGGAG CttgggaagcagaagagaaagtaCATGCCATACAACCACCAGCACAAGTACTTCTTCCTGA TTGGGCCCCCAGCCTTGCTGCCTCTCTACTTCCAGtggtatattttctattttgttatccAGCGGAAGAAGTGGGTG GACTTGGCCTGGATGATCACCTTCTACGCCCGCCTCTTCCTGACCTACGGCCCGTTGCTGGGACTGAAAGGCGTTCTGGGCCTTTTCTTCGTGGTCAG GTTCCTGGAGAGCCACTGGTTTGTGTGGGTCACACAGATGAACCACATCCCCATGCACATTGATCACGACCGGAACATGGACTGGGTCTCCATCCAG ctccgGGCAACATGTAATGTCCACAAGTCTGCCTTCAATGACTGGTTCAGTGGCCATCTCAACTTCCAGATAGAGCACCA TCTTTTCCCCACAATGCCTCGACACAATTACCATAAAGTGGCTCCCCTGGTGCAGTCCCTGTGTGCCAAGCATGGCATAGAGTACCAGTCCAAGCCCCTGCTCTCAGCCTTCGCCGACATTATCTA CTCACTGAAGGAGTCTGGGCAGCTCTGGCTAGATGCCTATCTTCACCAGTAA
- the FADS1 gene encoding acyl-CoA (8-3)-desaturase isoform X1: MAASRETEPRRENPTEPASGRAHPRPPPRARREGGGSLPAPRGSTNGSARSRAPWSARRVLKTQRTQAGRIPAHAKPARATAPACSARLTARARMDSETPTQAPAQRYFTWDEVAQRSGHEKERWLVIDRKVYNISEFSRRHPGGSRVISHYAGQDATDPFVAFHINKGLVRKYMNALLIGELSPEQPTFEPTKNKELIDEFRELRSTVERMGLMKANHVFFLLYLLHILLLDVAAWLILWVFGTSLVPFLLCAVLLSVVQAQAGWLQHDFGHLSVFSTSTWNHLLHHFVIGHLKGAPASWWNHMHFQHHAKPNCFGKDPDISMHPFFFALGKILSVELGKQKRKYMPYNHQHKYFFLIGPPALLPLYFQWYIFYFVIQRKKWVDLAWMITFYARLFLTYGPLLGLKGVLGLFFVVRFLESHWFVWVTQMNHIPMHIDHDRNMDWVSIQLRATCNVHKSAFNDWFSGHLNFQIEHHLFPTMPRHNYHKVAPLVQSLCAKHGIEYQSKPLLSAFADIIYSLKESGQLWLDAYLHQ; this comes from the exons ATGGCCGCGAGTCGGGAAACTGAACCCCGCCGCGAAAACCCCACTGAGCCCGCGAGTGGGCGCGCCCACCCTCGTCCTCCCCCGCGGGCCCGGCGGGAAGGCGGGGGCTCGCTCCCCGCGCCACGCGGCTCGACCAATGGGAGCGCGCGCAGCAGGGCTCCGTGGTCCGCGCGGCGGGTGCTGAAAACCCAGCGCACGCAGGCGGGTCGGATCCCCGCGCACGCGAAGCCGGCGCGTGCTACCGCACCCGCCTGCAGCGCGCGCCTGACCGCCCGTGCCCGGATGGACTCTGAGACCCCTACCCAGGCGCCCGCCCAGCGCTACTTCACGTGGGACGAGGTGGCGCAGCGCTCCGGGCACGAGAAGGAGCGGTGGCTCGTGATCGACCGGAAGGTGTACAACATCAGCGAGTTCTCCCGCCGGCACCCCGGGGGCTCCCGGGTCATCAGCCACTACGCGGGACAGGATGCAACG GATCCCTTTGTGGCATTCCACATCAACAAAGGCCTTGTGAGGAAGTATATGAACGCTCTCCTGATTGGAGAACTGTCTCCAGAGCAGCCCACCTTTGAGCCCACTAAAAAT AAAGAGCTGATTGATGAGTTCCGAGAGCTACGGTCCACAGTGGAGCGGATGGGGCTCATGAAGGCCAACCATGTCTTCTTCCTGTTGTACCTCTTGCACATCCTGCTGCTGGATGTAGCTGCCTGGCTCATTCTTTGGGTCTTTGGGACATCCCTGGtgcccttcctcctctgtgcagTGCTGCTCAGCGTAGTTCAA GCCCAGGCCGGCTGGCTACAGCATGACTTTGGGCACCTGTCTGTCTTCAGCACCTCTACCTGGAACCACCTGCTACATCATTTCGTGATTGGCCACCTGAAG GGGGCCCCTGCCAGTTGGTGGAACCACATGCACTTCCAGCACCACGCCAAGCCCAACTGTTTCGGCAAAGACCCGGACATCAGCATGCACCCCTTCTTCTTTGCCCTGGGGAAGATCCTGTCTGTGGAG CttgggaagcagaagagaaagtaCATGCCATACAACCACCAGCACAAGTACTTCTTCCTGA TTGGGCCCCCAGCCTTGCTGCCTCTCTACTTCCAGtggtatattttctattttgttatccAGCGGAAGAAGTGGGTG GACTTGGCCTGGATGATCACCTTCTACGCCCGCCTCTTCCTGACCTACGGCCCGTTGCTGGGACTGAAAGGCGTTCTGGGCCTTTTCTTCGTGGTCAG GTTCCTGGAGAGCCACTGGTTTGTGTGGGTCACACAGATGAACCACATCCCCATGCACATTGATCACGACCGGAACATGGACTGGGTCTCCATCCAG ctccgGGCAACATGTAATGTCCACAAGTCTGCCTTCAATGACTGGTTCAGTGGCCATCTCAACTTCCAGATAGAGCACCA TCTTTTCCCCACAATGCCTCGACACAATTACCATAAAGTGGCTCCCCTGGTGCAGTCCCTGTGTGCCAAGCATGGCATAGAGTACCAGTCCAAGCCCCTGCTCTCAGCCTTCGCCGACATTATCTA CTCACTGAAGGAGTCTGGGCAGCTCTGGCTAGATGCCTATCTTCACCAGTAA
- the TMEM258 gene encoding transmembrane protein 258 yields the protein MPLARGGHFLFRRTVRLPLPTCYSGGGAVDNPVPGKMELEAMSRYTSPVNPAVFPHLTVVLLAIGMFFTAWFFVYEVTSTKYTRDIYKELLISLVASLFMGFGVLFLLLWVGIYV from the exons ATGCCACTCGCGCGGGGGGGGCACTTCCTCTTCCGTAGAACAGTGCGCCTGCCCCTGCCGACGTGTTATTCCGGTGGCGGAGCGGTGGATAACCCCGTGCCTGGCAAAATG GAGCTCGAGGCCATGAGCAGATACACCAGCCCAGTGAACCCTGCTGTCTTCCCTCATCTGACCGTGGTGCTGTTGGCAATTGGCATGTTCTTTACGGCCTGGTTCTTCGT TTATGAGGTTACCTCCACCAAATACACTCGGGATATCTACAAAGAGCTCCTCATCTCCTTGGTGGCCTCGCTCTTCATGGGTTTTGGagtcctcttcctgctgctctgggtTGGCATCTACGTATGA
- the FEN1 gene encoding flap endonuclease 1: MGIQGLAKLIADVAPSAIRENDIKSYFGRKVAIDASMSIYQFLIAVRQGGDVLHNEEGETTSHLMGMFYRTIRMMENGIKPVYVFDGKPPQLKSGELAKRGERRAEAEKQLQQAQAAGAEEEVEKFTKRLVKVTKQHNDECKHLLSLMGVPYLDAPSEAEASCAALVKAGKVYAAATEDMDCLTFGSPVLMRHLTASEAKKLPIQEFHLSRILQELGLSQEQFVDLCILLGSDYCESIRGIGPRRAVGLIQKHKSIKEIVRQLDPSKYPVPENWLHKEAQQLFLEPEVLDPESVELKWSEPNEEELVKFMCGEKQFSEERIRSGVRRLSKSRQGSTQGRLDDFFKVTGSLSSAKRKEPEPKGSAKKKAKTGAAGKLKRGK, from the coding sequence ATGGGAATTCAAGGCCTGGCCAAACTGATTGCTGATGTGGCCCCTAGTGCCATCCGGGAGAATGACATCAAGAGCTACTTTGGCCGCAAGGTGGCTATTGATGCCTCTATGAGCATTTATCAGTTCCTGATTGCTGTTCGCCAGGGTGGGGACGTGCTGCACAACGAGGAGGGGGAGACCACCAGCCACCTGATGGGCATGTTCTACCGCACCATCCGCATGATGGAGAACGGCATCAAGCCCGTGTATGTCTTCGACGGCAAGCCACCGCAGCTCAAGTCGGGCGAGCTGGCCAAGCGCGGCGAGCGGCGGGCGGAGGCGGAGAAGCAGCTGCAGCAGGCTCAGGCCGCGGGGGCCGAGGAGGAGGTGGAAAAGTTTACTAAGAGGCTGGTAAAGGTCACCAAGCAGCACAATGACGAGTGCAAGCATCTGCTGAGCCTCATGGGCGTCCCGTACCTTGATGCGCCCAGTGAGGCTGAGGCCAGCTGTGCCGCCCTCGTGAAGGCTGGCAAAGTCTATGCCGCGGCCACGGAGGACATGGATTGCCTGACCTTTGGCAGCCCCGTGCTAATGCGGCACCTGACCGCCAGCGAGGCCAAGAAGCTGCCCATCCAGGAATTCCACCTGAGCCGGATTCTGCAGGAGCTGGGCCTGAGCCAGGAGCAGTTTGTAGATCTGTGCATCCTGCTGGGCAGCGACTACTGCGAGAGCATTCGGGGCATTGGGCCCAGGCGGGCCGTGGGCCTCATCCAGAAGCACAAGAGCATCAAGGAGATTGTGCGGCAGCTTGACCCCAGCAAGTACCCGGTGCCGGAAAACTGGCTCCACAAGGAGGCCCAGCAGCTCTTCCTGGAGCCCGAGGTGCTTGACCCAGAGTCTGTGGAGCTGAAGTGGAGCGAGCCAAACGAAGAGGAGCTCGTCAAGTTCATGTGTGGCGAAAAGCAGTTCTCTGAGGAGCGAATCCGCAGTGGCGTCCGGCGGCTGAGCAAGAGCCGCCAAGGCAGCACCCAGGGTCGCCTGGATGATTTCTTCAAGGTGACCGGCTCGCTCTCTTCAGCTAAGCGCAAGGAGCCAGAGCCCAAGGGATCTGCTAAGAAGAAGGCAAAGACTGGGGCAGCAGGGAAGctcaaaaggggaaaataa